In the Vicugna pacos chromosome 24, VicPac4, whole genome shotgun sequence genome, one interval contains:
- the ZSCAN30 gene encoding zinc finger and SCAN domain-containing protein 30 — translation MAGKSAALTYHAPKEQEGLIIVKVEEENYVWGQHFSLQGKACSREAFRQQFRQFGYSDCVGPREALSRLRELCCQWLRPEVHTKEQILELLVLEQFLAMLPEELQAWFQENRPESGEEAVAMLEELEKELDEPRQQDTAHGQGTIWKEMTSVGVLESLSIQLQPLENQCKSKTQEAQAFYERDGKLVADRVLTAKQESIECECVASAAMRAPGRLPGEGPSGQVVEEALGGLDNFEKPRGSAVGNRMSRRPSQGRHFSLASFNKKVSTEEPLQGNESEGGLSLNSNVVTQPRIHTAGKLYECFDCGKAFCQSSKLIRHQRIHTGERPYACKECDKAFSLSSDLVRHQRIHSGEKPYECCECGRAFRGSSELIRHRRIHTGEKPYECGECGRAFSRSSALIQHRKIHTGDKGYECIECGKAFGRSSILIEHQRIHTGEKPYECNECGKSFNQSSALTQHQRIHTGEKPYECSECGKTFRHRSGLMQHQRTHTRV, via the exons ATGGCAGGAAAGTCTGCAGCCTTGACCTACCATGCTCCAAAAGAACAAGAAGGACTCATAATTGTGAAGGTTGAAGAAGAAAATTATGTTTGGGGGCAGCACTTTAGCCTTCAGGGAAAGGCCTGTAGCCGGGAGGCCTTCCGCCAGCAGTTCAGACAGTTCGGTTACTCTGACTGCGTGGGGCCCCGGGAGGCCCTGAGCCGGCTCCGCGAGCTGTGCTGTCAGTGGCTGAGGCCGGAGGTGCACACCAAGGAGCAGATTCTGGAGCTGCTGGTGCTGGAGCAGTTCCTggccatgctgcctgaggagCTGCAGGCCTGGTTTCAGGAGAACCGGCCAGAGAGTGGAGAGGAAGCCGTGGCGATGCTGGAGGAGCTGGAGAAAGAGCTTGATGAGCCACGGCAACAG GACACGGCTCACGGCCAAGGAACGATCTGGAAGGAAATGACATCTGTGGGAGTGCTGGAGTCACTGAGTATCCAGCTCCAGCCCTTGGAGAACCAGTGTAAGAGTAAGACGCAGGAAGCCCAGGCTTTCTATGAGCGAG ATGGcaagctggtggcagacagaGTATTGACAGCAAAGCAAGAAAGTATTGAATGTGAATGTGTGGCCTCGGCAGCCATGAGAGCCCCAGGGAGACTCCCTGGAGAAGGTCCTTCAGGACAGGTAGTTGAAGAGGCTTTGGGAGGTCTGGACAACTTTGAGAAGCCAAGAGGAAGTGCTGTGGGGAATAGAATGAGTCGGCGTCCTTCTCAGGGAAGACATTTCAGTCTGGCAAGCTTCAACAAGAAGGTCTCCACAGAAGAGCCACTGCAAGGTAATGAAAGTGAAGGGGGTCTCAGTCTGAACTCAAACGTTGTAACGCAACCGAGAATTCATACGGCGGGAAAGCTCTATGAGTGCTTTGACTGTGGGAAAGCCTTTTGCCAGAGCTCCAAGCTGATtagacatcagagaattcatactggagagagaCCTTACGCCTGTAAAGAATGCGACAAAGCCTTTAGTCTGAGCTCGGACCTCGTTAGACATCAGAGGATTCACAGTGGTGAAAAACCCTATGAGTGTTGTGAATGTGGAAGAGCTTTCAGGGGCAGCTCAGAGCTCATCAGGCATCGCagaattcacactggagagaaaccttatgaatgtgGCGAATGTGGGAGAGCCTTCAGCCGGAGCTCAGCCCTTATTCAGCATAGGAAAATTCACACTGGAGACAAAGGCTATGAATGTATCGAATGTGGTAAGGCTTTTGGTAGAAGCTCTATCCTTATTGAACATCAAagaattcacactggagagaaaccttatgaatgtaatgaatgtgggaagtCCTTCAATCAGAGCTCTgccctcacccagcaccagaGAATCCACACTGGGGAAAAGCCTTATGAATGTAGTGAATGTGGGAAAACATTTAGGCATAGATCAGGACTGATGCAGCATCAGAGAACTCACACCAGAGTTTAA